From a single Gadus morhua chromosome 3, gadMor3.0, whole genome shotgun sequence genomic region:
- the tlr3 gene encoding toll-like receptor 3, producing MPLPHGANRLLCWLALFAHLTAANHGRTASEPKKTACVVRGASADCSHMNLNVIPQDLPQDITRLDVSHNRLTGLPGANLSRYAGLLDLDVTFNSLTKLDPSLCQTLSRLRTLNLERNEVHVLRDQDLSGCVQLTVLNMASNRLAFKAKWPDPFAALENLTTLDVSNNMLLTAKLGSKPQLPRLVALTLSHNAISTLKKEDFYFLSRSPSLFVLNLSYLPLKKFEDGCFQQIANISFLKMDGCNLASQITKLCTELSDTAIHTLSLQDATLLKLTNITFKGLHKTNLTILDLSSNKMSAIEKGAFQWLPTLKTLHLERNNFKHLTKDTFVGLENLKELNLRQALVKSQTSSTSIIDDYTFSPLVALETLILEHTAIRSITENTFTGLTSLQYFYIGWSSCTSLKSLTEKTFVSLAASPLRLVNLTATAITSIGNGSFSAFPNLTTLLLDFNFISQTLQGAEFEGLGQLEQLFFSNNRQKVELRSLSFVQLPKLSLLTLGRTLTGSLDLVPSPFAPLKNLKVLDLSNNNIANINARMLEGLENLMVLKMQHNNLARVWKSANVGGPVLFLKDLGNLTVLNMEYNGLDEIPTDALTGLKKLKEMRFTGNLLNNLKDSVFEDLLSLQTLSIQKNLITSVRPQVFKPAMENLTLLDMGRNPFDCTCESILWFVTWLNTTKASLTGGKDQFTCNTPLAYFNRSVMDFDLLSCKDSTPFQALYILSSTIVIALMLGALLVRFQGWRIQFYWNVLINRTLGFSDAKVEEGREFEFDAYVIHADEDQKWVERSLLPLETDRYVFCMEGRDFLPGTSRIEAIVDNMRRSRKYLFVVTESLLNDHWCRGFKAHHALHRVMEERRDAVILVFLQDINDYRLSRSLFLRRGMLQLRCLLNWPVHKERIPAFHEKLHIALGTTNTPKP from the exons ATGCCTCTCCCACACGGGGCAAACCGTCTCCTCTGCTGGCTCGCCCTCTTCGCTCACCTCACCGCCGCCAACCACGGCCGGACGGCCTCGGAACCAAAGAAGACTGCCTGCGTCGTGCGGGGCGCCTCGGCCGACTGCAGCCACATGAACCTGAACGTGATCCCCCAGGACCTTCCCCAGGACATCACGCGCCTGGACGTGTCCCACAACAGACTGACCGGCCTACCCGGCGCCAACCTGTCCCGGTACGCCGGGCTCCTCGACCTGGATGTCACCTTCAACAGCCTCACCAAGCTGGACCCCAGCCTGTGTCAGACGCTGTCGCGGCTGCGCACGCTGAACCTGGAGCGCAACGAAGTGCACGTGCTGCGGGATCAGGACCTGAGCGGCTGCGTCCAGCTCACCGTGTTGAACATGGCGAGCAACAGGCTGGCGTTTAAGGCCAAATGGCCTGACCCGTTTGCCGCCCTCGAG AACCTGACAACTCTCGATGTATCCAACAACATGCTTTTGACGGCCAAGCTGGGATCTAAACCCCAGCTCCCTCGTCTCGTGGCACTGACATTGTCACATAATGCGATTTCTACCCTGAAGAAAGAGGACTTCTACTTCCTCAGTCGCTCACCGTCACTGTTTGTCCTTAACCTGTCATATCTGCCTCTTAAAAAG TTTGAGGATGGATGCTTCCAACAAATTGCCAATATTTCTTTTTTGAAAATGGATGGCTGCAATTTGGCATCTCAGATCACTAAACTTTGCACAGAGCTATCAGACACAGCTATTCACACCCTGTCTCTTCAAGATGCAACTCTTCTCAAACTCACCAACATAACATTTAAAGGCCTACATAAAACGAATCTGACTATTTTGGATCTTTCAAGTAATAAAATGTCTGCAATTGAAAAAGGAGCATTCCAATGGCTGCCAACACTAAAAACTCTCCATTTGGAAAGAAATAACTTCAAGCACCTGACCAAGGATACCTTCGTGGGGCTCGAAAATTTGAAAGAACTCAACTTAAGACAGGCTTTGGTGAAAAGTCAAACATCCTCCACATCAATCATTGACGATTACACCTTTAGCCCATTGGTTGCACTGGAGACCCTAATACTGGAGCACACCGCGATTCGCTCAATCACAGAAAACACATTCACAGGTTTGACAAGTCTTCAGTACTTTTACATTGGCTGGTCCAGTTGCACATCCCTCAAGTCCCTCACCGAAAAGACCTTTGTGTCACTCGCAGCATCCCCACTCAGGTTGGTTAACCTGACGGCCACTGCCATCACTAGCATCGGCAACGGCTCCTTCTCTGCCTTTCCAAATCTCACCACTCTTTTGTTGGACTTTAATTTCATCAGCCAAACTCTCCAAGGGGCAGAGTTTGAAGGGTTGGGTCAGCTTGAACAACTCTTCTTCTCCAACAACCGCCAGAAGGTTGAACTGAGGTCCTTATCTTTTGTCCAGCTTCCTAAGCTGAGTCTTCTGACACTGGGCAGAACCTTGACCGGCAGCTTGGACCTGGTTCCATCTCCGTTTGCTCCCCTGAAGAATCTCAAAGTTCTTGAcctcagcaacaacaacattgcCAACATCAATGCGCGCATGCTAGAGGGTCTTGAGAACCTAATGGTACTCAAGATGCAGCACAATAACTTGGCGCGTGTGTGGAAAAGTGCCAATGTCGGGGGGCCGGTGTTATTCCTCAAAGACCTCGGGAACCTAACTGTCCTAAACATGGAGTACAATGGATTGGATGAGATCCCTACGGATGCACTCACAGGGTTAAAGAAGCTTAAAGAGATGAGGTTCACAGGCAACCTCCTTAACAACCTCAAGGACTCGGTCTTCGAGGACTTGCTATCGTTGCAGACGTTGAGTATCCAGAAAAATCTGATTACATCTGTGAGGCCCCAGGTGTTCAAACCAGCCATGGAGAACCTCACTCTGCTGGACATGGGCAGGAACCCATTTGACTGCACCTGCGAGAGCATCCTGTGGTTCGTGACATGGTTGAACACGACAAAGGCCAGCTTGACGGGAGGCAAGGACCAGTTCACGTGCAACACCCCGCTCGCCTACTTCAACCGCTCGGTCATGGACTTTGACTTGCTGTCCTGCAAAGACTCCACTCCATTCCAGGCACTGTACATACTCAGCAGCACCATTGTCATCGCATTGATGTTAGGCGCACTTTTGGTTCGCTTTCAAGGTTGGAGGATTCAGTTCTATTGGAATGTCCTGATCAACCGCACGTTGGGTTTCAGCGATGCCAAAGTCGAGGAAGGAAGGGAGTTTGAATTCGACGCGTATGTGATACACGCTGATGAAGACCAGAAATGGGTGGAGCGTAGTTTACTTCCTCTGGAAACGGACAGATATGTGTTTTGCATGGAGGGTCGTGATTTTCTGCCCGGCACATCCCGCATTGAAGCCATTGTGGATAACATGAGAAGATCACGAAAGTATTTGTTTGTTGTCACGGAGAGTCTCCTCAATGATCATTGGTGTAGAGG ATTCAAGGCCCACCACGCTCTTCAccgggtgatggaggagaggcggGACGCTGTGATCCTGGTCTTTCTGCAGGACATCAATGACTACAGGCTTTCCCGCTCCCTGTTCCTGCGCAGGGGCATGCTGCAGCTGCGCTGCCTCCTCAACTGGCCTGTCCACAAGGAGAGGATCCCGGCCTTCCACGAGAAGCTGCATATCGCACTGGGGACGACCAACACGCCGAAGCCCTGA